The following proteins come from a genomic window of Brevibacillus antibioticus:
- a CDS encoding MarR family winged helix-turn-helix transcriptional regulator — protein sequence MSTDHTNSDVTIDHTTKELALVFGQLKRIGHVFSPSKDLRQSELNLLVHLTYVSPPGTDGIRVSELGKQLKITSAAVTHVIQSLEQLRFITRTVGPKDRRSILVAPTKEGFDFVAAREKELFNRFQQLHEHLGTDDAQVLIRILTKSIRFLHTYQDSDDSQP from the coding sequence ATGAGTACAGACCATACAAACTCGGATGTTACCATTGATCATACGACGAAAGAGCTGGCTCTCGTATTTGGTCAGTTAAAACGGATCGGACATGTCTTCAGTCCGTCGAAAGACCTCCGTCAGAGCGAATTGAATTTGCTCGTTCACTTGACCTACGTAAGTCCTCCAGGCACGGACGGCATCAGAGTTTCCGAGCTAGGCAAGCAGTTGAAAATAACATCAGCAGCTGTAACGCATGTCATTCAATCACTTGAACAGCTTAGGTTTATCACCCGTACCGTGGGTCCCAAGGATCGACGCTCCATTCTCGTAGCCCCTACGAAAGAGGGCTTTGATTTTGTGGCAGCGAGAGAGAAGGAGCTGTTTAATCGTTTTCAGCAATTGCATGAGCATCTTGGTACGGATGATGCGCAGGTACTCATACGCATATTAACGAAATCAATCAGATTCCTGCATACGTATCAGGACAGCGATGATTCACAACCATAG
- a CDS encoding TetR/AcrR family transcriptional regulator: MPRTPAENERIRQAAKDKIHAAAMTLFIKKGYHATSIDDVAKQGQISKGLLYNYYKGKEELLAAMVQIRIEEVKEVMEAATQLATPHEQLRHIVDGALDNVYQRPDVYRFYLNLQTQPEDDRVLASYREQLNEESRRQFEVQCEIFKQLGVKQPRLRSLYFSSALQGAMLMMTTYPEGFSVEEMKEQIVREYCSGSAEL, from the coding sequence GTGCCGCGTACCCCAGCTGAAAATGAGCGCATTCGCCAAGCTGCAAAGGATAAGATCCATGCAGCCGCGATGACGCTTTTCATAAAAAAAGGCTACCACGCAACCTCAATCGACGATGTAGCCAAACAGGGCCAGATATCGAAGGGACTGCTTTACAATTATTACAAAGGAAAAGAAGAACTCCTCGCCGCGATGGTTCAGATCCGGATCGAGGAAGTAAAAGAAGTGATGGAGGCTGCGACTCAGCTCGCAACGCCGCACGAACAGCTGCGCCATATTGTCGACGGTGCGCTTGATAACGTCTACCAACGACCGGATGTCTATCGTTTTTACTTGAATTTACAAACGCAGCCCGAAGATGATCGGGTACTTGCTTCTTACAGAGAGCAGTTAAATGAGGAGTCACGTAGGCAATTTGAAGTTCAGTGCGAGATTTTCAAACAGTTAGGCGTAAAGCAGCCTAGATTGAGATCGCTCTATTTTTCTTCGGCGCTCCAAGGCGCAATGCTGATGATGACGACTTATCCGGAAGGGTTTTCGGTTGAAGAGATGAAGGAGCAGATTGTTCGGGAATATTGTAGCGGATCGGCAGAATTATAG
- a CDS encoding alpha/beta fold hydrolase, whose product MDLYYEVSGEGKPVILLHSGGADLRDWTFVAPILAKQYQVIAFDGRGCGKSPSPTVTANYIDDVLAVMDHFQLDKATLVGHSIGGRIATDFTLTYPQRVSKLVLIAPDVTGYTPSQTFTEWMQKIQAAPDVDRMVELSLSACSYRFVMASPQKDLLVEMAKHNLAKMFEWVTWESVWPQPPAIERLEELANQTCLIIGKEDALDAKRIAEYFKEVLPERRFVEITGADHKPTLTHPEEIARAITEFMED is encoded by the coding sequence ATGGATTTGTACTATGAGGTTTCAGGGGAAGGAAAACCAGTCATTCTATTGCACAGCGGCGGTGCTGATTTGCGAGATTGGACGTTCGTCGCGCCGATTCTGGCGAAGCAATATCAGGTCATCGCTTTCGATGGACGCGGATGCGGGAAATCGCCGTCTCCAACAGTGACAGCGAACTACATCGATGATGTGCTTGCCGTCATGGACCATTTCCAGCTGGACAAAGCCACGCTCGTAGGGCACTCGATAGGCGGTCGAATTGCTACGGATTTTACGCTGACTTATCCGCAGCGAGTGAGCAAGCTCGTGCTGATTGCTCCTGATGTGACAGGGTATACACCGAGTCAGACGTTCACGGAATGGATGCAGAAAATCCAAGCAGCACCGGATGTTGACCGAATGGTAGAGCTGTCCTTATCTGCCTGTTCGTATCGCTTCGTGATGGCAAGTCCACAGAAGGACCTACTGGTAGAGATGGCGAAGCATAATCTAGCAAAAATGTTCGAGTGGGTGACATGGGAGTCCGTATGGCCGCAGCCGCCTGCCATTGAGCGGCTCGAAGAATTAGCCAATCAAACATGTTTGATAATCGGCAAGGAAGATGCACTGGATGCGAAACGGATTGCTGAATATTTTAAAGAAGTATTACCAGAGAGAAGGTTTGTTGAGATTACTGGTGCCGATCATAAACCGACATTGACGCATCCTGAAGAAATCGCCCGCGCTATCACTGAATTTATGGAGGATTGA